From one Amaranthus tricolor cultivar Red isolate AtriRed21 chromosome 17, ASM2621246v1, whole genome shotgun sequence genomic stretch:
- the LOC130804365 gene encoding early nodulin-93-like, producing the protein MGIINEIMDQRINTKKLSSFIIPSPLEAKKSRDQCTQEGVIAGTKAAAVTGVVTAIPTLLACRVNPWAKANLNYTAQALIISAASIAAYFITADKTILECARRNAEYKKP; encoded by the exons ATGGGAATCATAAATGAAATCATGGATCAGAGAATAAACACCAAAAAGTTGTCATCTTTTATAATTCCTTCTCCTCTTGAAGCCAAGAAATCTCGAGATCAATGCACCCAAG AGGGAGTTATAGCTGGAACTAAAGCTGCTGCAGTTACTGGTGTTGTTACTGCTATTCCCACG CTACTGGCTTGCCGTGTGAATCCATGGGCGAAGGCTAACCTTAATTATACGGCTCAAGCACTCATCATATCTGCAg CATCCATTGCTGCGTATTTCATAACCGCTGACAAAACTATACTCGAGTGTGCACGAAGAAATGCAGAATATAAAAAACCTTAG